Proteins encoded together in one Peribacillus asahii window:
- a CDS encoding C40 family peptidase has translation MKKSIVAFSAAALLSGLFVSSASASTYTVKKGDTLTKIAKKYNLTVNKLKELNNLKSNTIYANQKLVTSASKAKKETTAAKATVSIKNEKTTTYKVVAGDTLTKIANKHNLTLGELKQLNKLSSNVIKVGDTLIVSSSSTETIIDLPEETKPSANTYEKENGPNIDKVIAEAKKVIGTPYSWAGSTPAGFDCSGFVYYAFKQAGYSISRHSSSTYYALGKKVSSPQRGDLVFFATGSNRSVVNHLGIYLGDNQFIHASSSKGVMISSVNSSYYKSRLIGYKKLDF, from the coding sequence GTGAAAAAAAGTATTGTCGCTTTTTCAGCAGCAGCTCTGCTATCAGGTCTATTTGTTTCATCTGCTTCAGCCAGTACTTATACTGTCAAAAAAGGCGACACACTTACAAAAATCGCCAAAAAGTATAATTTGACTGTTAACAAGTTAAAAGAATTAAATAACTTAAAGTCTAATACAATCTATGCGAACCAAAAATTAGTGACATCTGCTTCTAAAGCAAAAAAAGAAACGACAGCAGCAAAAGCAACTGTTTCTATCAAAAATGAAAAAACGACTACTTACAAAGTAGTAGCTGGCGATACATTAACCAAGATTGCAAACAAACATAATTTAACATTAGGTGAGTTGAAACAACTAAATAAATTGTCTTCTAATGTCATTAAAGTCGGGGACACATTAATTGTATCCAGCTCATCAACGGAAACCATTATCGACTTACCAGAAGAAACAAAGCCATCAGCTAATACATATGAGAAAGAAAATGGTCCAAACATCGACAAAGTCATCGCAGAAGCCAAAAAGGTAATCGGTACACCTTATTCATGGGCTGGTTCAACTCCTGCAGGCTTTGATTGCAGCGGTTTTGTTTATTATGCATTTAAACAAGCCGGATATAGCATTTCTAGACATTCTTCTTCTACTTATTACGCTCTTGGCAAAAAAGTATCCTCACCACAGCGAGGCGACTTAGTCTTTTTCGCTACAGGCTCAAACAGATCGGTCGTTAACCACCTTGGCATTTATTTAGGCGATAATCAATTTATTCATGCAAGCTCAAGCAAAGGTGTCATGATTAGCTCTGTCAACAGCTCTTACTATAAAAGTAGATTAATAGGCTATAAAAAATTAGACTTTTAA